Proteins encoded in a region of the Streptomyces akebiae genome:
- a CDS encoding FAD-dependent oxidoreductase yields the protein MHATRPPTPLTVIGGGFAGLTAAITAAEAGARVTVHEAHHTLGGRARTAEGPYRTNEGPHALYNGGPHWTWLAQRDLIGPLAPLPPLETSRLRLHHKGVLRRTPPFAMLKLLSPRRMGRPAPVDVDFLTWATEQAGEEAARAAANYAAVALFHHDPGSLSAAFVQERLRRATKLPPEAHYPRGGWASVIDRMAARAWNLGVRMETLSRVDSLDALTGTGTGGHGTHTRVGTGPIIVATSLDAARRLLKDDSLTWPSGRTALLDLAVRTRRGDAFAVSDLDAPGWIERFTAQDRTLAPAGEQLLQGQFPIGPHESRADGIARAEHLLDLGYPGWRDRVTWRREATANGRTGAVDPVGTSWRDRPAVDRGDGVYLAGDQVAAPGVLSEVSFNSALAAVSLALGRRSRNTLDLKHA from the coding sequence ATGCACGCCACCCGACCCCCCACCCCCCTCACCGTCATCGGCGGCGGCTTCGCCGGGCTCACCGCGGCGATCACCGCCGCCGAGGCGGGCGCGCGGGTCACCGTCCACGAGGCGCACCACACGCTCGGCGGCCGGGCGCGGACCGCCGAGGGGCCGTACCGGACGAACGAGGGACCGCACGCGCTGTACAACGGCGGCCCCCACTGGACCTGGCTGGCGCAACGGGACCTGATCGGGCCTCTCGCGCCCCTCCCGCCCCTGGAGACCTCCCGGTTGCGCCTGCACCACAAGGGCGTCCTGCGCCGGACCCCGCCGTTCGCGATGCTCAAGCTCCTCAGTCCCCGCCGCATGGGCCGGCCCGCGCCCGTCGACGTCGACTTCCTCACCTGGGCGACCGAACAGGCCGGCGAGGAGGCCGCACGCGCCGCCGCCAACTACGCGGCCGTGGCGCTGTTCCACCACGACCCGGGCTCCCTGTCCGCCGCGTTCGTACAGGAACGGCTGCGCCGGGCCACGAAGCTGCCGCCGGAGGCGCACTACCCGCGAGGCGGCTGGGCGAGCGTCATCGACCGCATGGCGGCCCGCGCCTGGAACCTCGGCGTCCGCATGGAGACCCTCAGCCGCGTCGACAGCCTCGACGCCCTCACCGGCACCGGCACCGGCGGCCACGGCACCCACACCCGCGTCGGCACCGGCCCGATCATCGTCGCCACCTCCCTGGACGCGGCCCGCCGCCTGCTCAAGGACGACTCGCTGACCTGGCCGAGCGGCCGTACCGCGCTCCTCGACCTCGCCGTCCGCACCCGCCGCGGCGACGCGTTCGCGGTCTCCGACCTGGACGCGCCCGGCTGGATCGAGCGGTTCACGGCCCAGGACCGCACCCTGGCCCCGGCGGGCGAGCAGTTGCTCCAGGGACAGTTCCCGATCGGTCCGCACGAGTCCCGGGCGGACGGCATCGCCCGCGCCGAACACCTGCTCGACCTGGGCTACCCCGGCTGGCGGGACCGCGTCACCTGGCGGCGCGAGGCGACCGCCAACGGCCGTACGGGCGCCGTCGATCCGGTCGGCACCAGCTGGCGCGACCGCCCCGCCGTGGACCGGGGCGACGGCGTGTATCTCGCGGGCGACCAGGTAGCGGCGCCGGGCGTGCTCTCGGAGGTGTCGTTCAACAGCGCCCTCGCGGCCGTCTCGCTGGCCCTCGGCAGAAGGTCGAGGAACACCCTTGACCTCAAGCATGCTTGA
- a CDS encoding pentapeptide repeat-containing protein has product MVRARSVVKAARRPEVRLPVLEAFAGGGLEPDGDYDGLEFREEDLGGQDGGGARFMDCALTGCALDETRLHRARVLDSVLTGIRGIGTNLAEATLRDVELVEARLGGVQLHGAVLERVLVRGGKIDFLNLREARLKDVVFEDCVLVEPDFGGARLERVAFVGCALKGVDLSGASLVDVDLREAASVEIARGVDRLSGAVISAAQLMDLAPVLAGEMGIRVEG; this is encoded by the coding sequence ATGGTGAGGGCGAGGTCGGTGGTGAAGGCGGCGCGGCGGCCGGAGGTGCGGTTGCCGGTGCTGGAGGCGTTCGCGGGCGGGGGGTTGGAGCCCGACGGGGACTATGACGGGCTGGAGTTCCGCGAGGAGGACCTGGGCGGGCAGGACGGTGGGGGTGCCCGGTTCATGGACTGCGCGCTGACGGGGTGCGCGCTGGACGAGACGCGACTGCACCGGGCCCGGGTGCTCGACTCCGTCCTCACGGGGATACGGGGGATCGGGACGAATCTGGCCGAGGCGACGTTGCGGGACGTCGAGCTGGTGGAGGCTCGGCTCGGTGGGGTGCAGTTGCACGGGGCCGTGCTGGAGCGGGTGCTCGTGCGCGGGGGGAAGATCGACTTCCTCAATCTGCGTGAGGCGCGGCTGAAGGATGTCGTGTTCGAGGACTGTGTGCTGGTCGAGCCGGATTTCGGGGGCGCGCGGCTGGAGCGGGTCGCGTTTGTGGGGTGCGCCCTGAAAGGGGTCGACCTGAGCGGGGCGAGTCTGGTGGACGTGGATCTGCGGGAGGCCGCGTCGGTGGAGATCGCCCGGGGGGTGGATCGGTTGTCGGGGGCGGTGATCAGCGCGGCGCAGTTGATGGATCTGGCGCCGGTGTTGGCTGGGGAGATGGGGATTCGGGTGGAGGGGTGA
- a CDS encoding M1 family metallopeptidase, translating into MVSCPHRIAVVSRSARVVPAALLAVALALTLTSCTDGGGEAGRTKGSAGLRDPYFPQLGNGGYDVTHYALTLGHDPGARAQLRATAVVTARATRDLGSFNLDLRGMDVASVAVGGVAARWRRAGQELTVIPEQGLDAGETFRTTVRYSGTPVTITDPDGSREGWLPTADGVLALGEPTGSMAWFPGNHHPSDKVAYDITVTVPEGLRAVSNGELTRESTRDGRTTFSWHTAEPMASYVATLAIGRYEIRRSTVEGLRLPVYVAVDPSQVEESRAVLGRIPEVIRWAEGRFGPYPFSSTGAIVDRPGDVAYALETQNRPVFPGAPDLSLLVHELAHQWYGDSVTPKSWRDMWLNEGFATYAEWLWEEDHGGDSAQEIFDALYEGDRQDAADDEADDAADDEAVWDFPPAKPPSAARISDSPVYERGAMVLHRIRRAVGDDAFFGLLRGWAAEHRHGNADTTDFTAYAEEFAAKAAPEADLTPIWEDWLYGDGKPPKT; encoded by the coding sequence ATGGTGTCATGTCCTCATAGGATCGCCGTCGTGTCCCGATCCGCACGGGTTGTCCCGGCCGCGCTCCTCGCCGTCGCGCTGGCCCTCACACTCACGTCGTGCACCGACGGTGGCGGCGAGGCCGGGAGGACCAAAGGCTCCGCCGGCCTCCGGGACCCGTACTTCCCTCAGCTCGGCAACGGCGGGTACGACGTCACCCACTACGCCCTCACCCTCGGACACGATCCCGGTGCGCGGGCCCAGCTGCGGGCCACCGCCGTCGTCACCGCGCGGGCGACGCGGGACCTCGGCTCCTTCAACCTCGATCTCCGGGGGATGGACGTCGCGTCGGTCGCCGTCGGGGGCGTGGCGGCGCGGTGGAGGCGGGCGGGGCAGGAGCTGACCGTCATTCCTGAGCAGGGGCTTGACGCAGGGGAGACGTTCCGGACGACCGTGCGTTACTCGGGCACCCCGGTGACCATCACCGACCCGGACGGCTCCCGGGAGGGCTGGCTGCCGACCGCCGACGGCGTCCTCGCGCTCGGCGAACCCACGGGCTCGATGGCCTGGTTCCCCGGCAACCACCACCCCTCCGACAAGGTGGCCTACGACATCACCGTCACCGTCCCCGAGGGCCTGCGGGCCGTCTCCAACGGGGAGCTGACGCGCGAGTCCACCCGCGACGGCCGTACGACCTTCTCCTGGCACACCGCCGAACCGATGGCGAGCTATGTGGCCACCCTCGCGATCGGCAGGTACGAGATCCGCCGCTCGACGGTCGAGGGCCTGCGGCTGCCCGTCTACGTCGCGGTCGATCCCTCCCAGGTCGAGGAGAGCCGGGCGGTGCTCGGGCGGATCCCCGAGGTCATCAGGTGGGCAGAGGGGAGGTTCGGTCCGTACCCCTTCTCTTCCACCGGGGCGATCGTCGACCGGCCCGGGGATGTCGCGTACGCGCTGGAGACCCAGAACCGCCCCGTCTTCCCCGGCGCTCCCGATCTCTCGCTCCTCGTCCACGAACTGGCCCACCAGTGGTACGGCGACTCCGTCACCCCGAAGAGCTGGCGGGACATGTGGCTCAACGAGGGGTTCGCCACCTACGCCGAGTGGCTGTGGGAGGAGGACCACGGCGGCGACAGCGCCCAGGAGATCTTCGACGCGCTGTACGAGGGCGACCGCCAGGACGCGGCCGACGACGAGGCCGACGACGCGGCCGACGACGAGGCCGTCTGGGACTTCCCGCCGGCGAAGCCGCCGAGTGCCGCCCGTATCTCCGACAGCCCGGTGTACGAACGCGGGGCCATGGTGCTGCACAGGATCCGCCGGGCCGTCGGCGACGACGCCTTCTTCGGACTGCTCCGGGGCTGGGCGGCCGAGCACCGCCACGGCAACGCCGACACGACCGACTTCACCGCGTACGCGGAGGAGTTCGCGGCGAAGGCGGCTCCGGAGGCCGACCTGACCCCGATCTGGGAGGACTGGCTGTACGGGGACGGGAAGCCGCCGAAGACCTGA
- a CDS encoding bifunctional GNAT family N-acetyltransferase/NUDIX hydrolase produces MLLLEPLRTAEDGTIPGPLLAELTALHASNRDFYALSGDFPDADDIRPEQVAAALGMELANPDVEILLARESEGQGKAQGQGSQGQGQVEGGAGEGGGGGRGGVRRLVGVAITLARHPDPADPDPWIGLLLVDATAQRRGYGSQLAALVEERFRQAGRAAVRLAALDNNPGALSFWTSLGYEVVEHRRDRQLGCPCTVLRKTLRTPRRAARIAVLEPEGAVFLFQYHNSEVGLHWALPGGGLEEGETPREGAARELREETGWTDLEPGALLCTWEHDFTRCDIPVRQHETVYVARGPRRAPVGGLLATARADEGILTWRWWTPAELADPAAEPVWPPDLAHLLAAFEPADGAGAAPTP; encoded by the coding sequence ATGCTGCTCCTCGAACCCCTCCGCACCGCCGAGGACGGAACCATCCCCGGCCCTCTCCTCGCCGAACTCACCGCCCTGCACGCCTCCAACCGCGACTTCTACGCCCTGAGCGGTGACTTCCCGGACGCGGACGACATCCGCCCCGAACAGGTGGCCGCGGCGCTGGGGATGGAGCTGGCCAACCCGGACGTGGAGATCCTGCTCGCACGCGAAAGCGAGGGCCAGGGGAAAGCGCAGGGGCAGGGTTCACAAGGGCAGGGACAGGTTGAGGGCGGGGCAGGCGAGGGGGGCGGCGGCGGGAGGGGCGGCGTTCGTCGGCTCGTCGGGGTCGCCATCACCCTCGCGCGGCATCCCGATCCGGCCGACCCGGACCCGTGGATCGGGTTGCTCCTCGTCGACGCGACGGCCCAACGCCGAGGGTACGGAAGCCAGTTGGCCGCCCTCGTCGAGGAACGCTTCCGGCAGGCGGGGCGGGCCGCCGTCCGGCTGGCGGCGCTCGACAACAACCCGGGCGCTCTGTCCTTCTGGACCTCCCTCGGCTACGAGGTCGTCGAACACCGCCGGGACCGTCAACTGGGGTGCCCCTGCACGGTGTTGCGCAAGACGCTGCGTACGCCACGCCGGGCCGCCCGGATCGCCGTACTCGAACCGGAGGGCGCCGTCTTCCTCTTCCAGTACCACAACTCCGAGGTGGGCCTGCACTGGGCCTTGCCGGGCGGCGGCCTGGAGGAGGGCGAGACCCCGCGCGAGGGTGCCGCGCGGGAGTTGCGCGAGGAAACGGGCTGGACGGACCTGGAGCCGGGCGCCCTGCTGTGCACCTGGGAGCACGACTTCACCCGCTGCGACATCCCCGTACGTCAGCACGAGACGGTCTACGTGGCACGGGGCCCACGCCGCGCACCGGTCGGCGGCCTCCTCGCCACCGCGCGCGCCGACGAGGGCATCCTGACCTGGCGCTGGTGGACCCCCGCGGAACTCGCCGACCCGGCGGCGGAGCCGGTCTGGCCGCCGGACCTGGCGCACCTGCTGGCGGCGTTCGAGCCGGCCGACGGCGCAGGAGCCGCACCCACGCCGTGA
- a CDS encoding TerD family protein, with product MAVSLSKGGNVSLTKEAPGLTAVTVGLGWDVRTTTGTDFDLDASAIAVNPQGKVYSDGHFVFFNNKQTPDQTIVHTGDNRTGEGAGDDEAINVNLAGLPADVDKIVFPVSIYDAENRSQNFGQVRNAYIRIVNQAGGAEIARYDLSEDAATETAMVFGELYRNGAEWKFRAVGQGYASGLVGIAQDFGVNV from the coding sequence ATGGCTGTAAGCCTGTCCAAGGGTGGCAACGTCTCGCTCACCAAGGAGGCTCCGGGCCTGACCGCCGTCACCGTGGGCCTCGGCTGGGACGTCCGCACCACCACCGGCACGGACTTCGACCTCGACGCCTCCGCGATCGCGGTCAACCCGCAGGGCAAGGTCTACTCGGACGGCCACTTCGTCTTCTTCAACAACAAGCAGACCCCGGACCAGACGATCGTCCACACCGGCGACAACCGCACGGGTGAGGGCGCGGGCGACGACGAGGCGATCAACGTCAACCTGGCGGGCCTCCCCGCCGACGTCGACAAGATCGTCTTCCCGGTCTCCATCTACGACGCCGAGAACCGCTCGCAGAACTTCGGCCAGGTCCGCAACGCCTACATCCGCATCGTCAACCAGGCCGGCGGCGCCGAGATCGCCCGCTACGACCTCTCCGAGGACGCCGCCACCGAGACCGCCATGGTCTTCGGCGAGCTGTACCGCAACGGCGCCGAGTGGAAGTTCCGCGCGGTCGGCCAGGGTTACGCCTCGGGTCTCGTCGGCATCGCCCAGGACTTCGGCGTCAACGTCTGA
- the arfB gene encoding alternative ribosome rescue aminoacyl-tRNA hydrolase ArfB: MSGPYVIRGSVSLPEAELIWRFSRSSGPGGQHVNTSDSQVELRFDLANTEALPEVWKARALERLASRLVDGVVSVRSSEHRSQWRNRETAAVRLAALLAEATAPPPKPRRATRIPRGINERRLREKKQRSDTKRGRSGRDWG, encoded by the coding sequence ATGTCCGGTCCTTACGTCATCCGTGGCTCCGTCTCGCTCCCCGAGGCCGAGCTCATCTGGCGTTTCTCCCGCTCCTCCGGCCCCGGCGGACAGCACGTCAACACCAGTGACTCGCAGGTCGAGCTGCGGTTCGACCTCGCGAACACCGAGGCGCTGCCCGAGGTGTGGAAGGCGCGGGCGCTGGAGCGGCTCGCGTCGAGGCTCGTCGACGGGGTGGTCAGCGTCCGCTCCTCCGAGCACCGTTCGCAGTGGCGCAACCGGGAGACCGCCGCCGTACGGCTGGCCGCGCTGCTCGCGGAGGCGACCGCGCCGCCGCCGAAGCCGCGGCGGGCGACCCGTATCCCGAGGGGGATCAACGAACGGCGGCTGCGGGAGAAGAAGCAGCGCTCCGACACCAAGCGGGGTCG